The following proteins come from a genomic window of Archocentrus centrarchus isolate MPI-CPG fArcCen1 chromosome 3, fArcCen1, whole genome shotgun sequence:
- the slc7a9 gene encoding LOW QUALITY PROTEIN: b(0,+)-type amino acid transporter 1 (The sequence of the model RefSeq protein was modified relative to this genomic sequence to represent the inferred CDS: inserted 1 base in 1 codon), protein MDESEIRKRKESQNGSTGYTKDVKEAVKATALQKDVGLLSGTCLIVGTMIGSGIFISPKSVLLYTGAVGPCLLIWAACGVLSTLGALCYAELGTMITKSGGEYPYLMEAFGSIIAYLYSWTTVMVLKPSSFAIITLSFAEYASTPFYPGCTPPLLVTKCLSAAAIIIITFINCFSVKLASYVQNFFTAAKLVIILIIVGAGIVLLAKGKTKNFSNXFDGTSTSFGAIGLAFYNGLWAYDGWNQLNFITEELKNPFRNLPLAIILGIPLVTVCYVLVNVAYFTVMSTTELLLSPAVAVTFADRVLYPAAWIVPLFVVFSTFGSANGSCFTAGRLVYASGREGHMVKILSYISVKRFTPAPALIFNGVLAIFYIIPADINSLINYFSFAQWLFYGLTALALIVMRFTRKELHRPVKVPIVIAVLMVLVSCYLVLAPIIDKPELEYLYCTIFIFSGLLLYYPFVYRKVNWGRKIMRPITMHLQLLMEVVPPEKTE, encoded by the exons GTTGGTCTGCTGAGTGGCACTTGTCTCATTGTGGGCACTATGATTGGCTCGGGTATCTTCATTTCTCCAAAGTCTGTTTTGCTATACACTGGAGCTGTGGGACCCTGCCTCCTAATCTGGGCTGCTTGTGGCGTGTTGTCTACTCTGG GAGCATTATGTTATGCCGAACTTGGAACCATGATCACCAAATCAGGGGGAGAATACCCCTATTTAATGGAGGCTTTTGGCTCCATTATTGCCTACCTTTACTCCTGGACAACTGTCATGGTTCTAAAGCCATCATCCTTTGCTATCATCACACTAAGCTTTGCAGAATATGCATCTACTCCTTTCTACCCTGGCTGCACTCCACCTCTACTTGTTACCAAGTGTCTATCAGCAGCAGCTATAA TCATCATCACCTTCATCAACTGTTTTAGTGTCAAACTGGCAAGCTATGTGCAGAACTTCTTTACTGCAGCCAAACTTGTAATTATTCTCATAATAGTTGGAGCTGGCATCGTTCTGTTGGCAAAAG GAAAAACTAAGAATTTTTCAA GCTTTGATGGTACTTCAACATCTTTTGGAGCAATTGGACTTGCATTTTATAATGGACTTTGGGCTTATGATGGATG GAATCAACTAAATTTCATCACAGAGGAGCTAAAAAAcccattcag GAACTTGCCACTGGCGATTATCCTTGGGATTCCTTTGGTTACTGTGTGCTATGTTTTGGTCAATGTTGCTTACTTCACTGTTATGAGCACAACTGAACTGCTTTTGTCTCCAGCGGTTGCTGTG ACTTTTGCAGACCGAGTCCTTTACCCAGCAGCTTGGATTGTTCCTCTCTTTGTTGTCTTCTCAACATTTGGTTCTGCCAATGGAAGCTGCTTCACTGCTGGCAG ACTGGTCTATGCATCTGGCAGGGAAGGACACATGGTGAAAATCTTATCCTATATTAGTGTGAAACGCTTCACTCCCGCCCCTGCTCTTATTTTCAAT gGTGTTTTGGCTATTTTCTACATTATTCCAGCAGACATCAACTCGCTCATTAACTACTTCAGCTTTGCCCAGTGGCTGTTCTATGGGCTGACAGCACTGGCTCTCATAGTCATGCGTTTCACTAGAAAGGAGCTGCACAGGCCAGTTAAG GTACCAATTGTCATAGCAGTCTTAATGGTCCTGGTGTCCTGCTACCTGGTCTTGGCACCCATTATTGATAAGCCAGAATTGGAATACCTTTACTGTACTATCTTCATCTTCAGTGGCCTTCTCCTTTACTACCCGTTTGTCTACCGGAAGGTGAACTGGGGACGCAAAATCATGA GGCCCATCACTATGCATCTCCAGCTGCTAATGGAAGTAGTTCCTCCTGAGAAAACTGAATGA